A single genomic interval of Candidatus Bipolaricaulis anaerobius harbors:
- a CDS encoding Na/Pi cotransporter family protein: MDVATVVISAAGGLALFLYGLRVLSSALKRATGERVRTLLERLTDTPYRGVLVGIATTGVLQSSSVVMVLLIGLINAGVLSLRQGMGVMLGAEIGTSVTAQLIAFRIGDYYLPIIAIGFVLAELGRGRRGGDVGRALLGFGLLFLGMDVMSDGLRGLAESEMVVNLLSSLGTNVPLGVLIGAGVTAVIQSSSAMTALVIAMGSAGVLPLPAAIALILGANIGTTVTAQIASVGASLAARQLARAQLLVNAIGVAVFIPLVPWYAALMAQTSPLLARQIANAHTLFNVASTLAFLPLTGGLAWLAGRITHGQPPVVSTGPVHLAEAFLAAPAVALSQARHELLRMSDLTHVMIEQCRHGLLEREEAPLSEVLEIERAVDELKTAIEAYLERIPTDALSTRDERRLHVLDHATGDIERVGDQAVNIAERGRVILAKGYPLSAPARADLQTMFDKATALYREAVEALRDEDQDKAREALRLEAEVDRLEKQSKEAHFRRVDEGICQAEAGALYLEILHNLERIGDHAVNIAGDVLYAL; the protein is encoded by the coding sequence ATGGATGTAGCCACAGTGGTGATCAGCGCCGCAGGGGGCCTGGCCCTCTTCCTGTACGGGCTGCGCGTCCTGAGCAGTGCCCTCAAGCGGGCGACCGGCGAGCGGGTGCGCACCCTCTTGGAGCGCCTCACCGATACGCCGTACCGCGGTGTCCTCGTGGGCATCGCCACCACCGGGGTCCTCCAGTCGAGCAGCGTGGTGATGGTCCTCCTCATCGGGCTCATCAACGCCGGGGTCCTCTCGCTCCGCCAGGGGATGGGGGTCATGCTGGGGGCAGAGATCGGGACCTCGGTCACCGCCCAGCTCATCGCGTTCCGGATCGGCGACTACTACCTGCCGATCATCGCCATCGGGTTCGTGCTGGCCGAGCTAGGCCGCGGTCGCCGGGGGGGCGATGTCGGCCGCGCGCTGCTCGGGTTTGGGCTCTTGTTCCTGGGGATGGACGTGATGTCCGATGGGCTGCGCGGCCTGGCGGAGAGCGAGATGGTGGTGAACCTCCTGTCCTCGCTCGGTACGAACGTGCCGCTCGGCGTGCTCATCGGAGCGGGCGTCACAGCGGTGATCCAAAGCTCGTCGGCGATGACCGCGCTCGTGATCGCGATGGGGTCCGCCGGCGTCCTCCCCCTTCCCGCGGCGATCGCCCTCATCCTCGGGGCGAACATCGGCACCACGGTGACCGCCCAGATCGCGTCGGTGGGGGCGTCCCTCGCCGCGCGGCAACTGGCGCGGGCCCAGCTCCTCGTGAACGCGATCGGCGTGGCCGTGTTCATCCCCCTCGTGCCGTGGTATGCCGCGCTCATGGCGCAGACCTCGCCCCTCCTCGCCCGCCAGATCGCCAATGCCCACACGCTTTTCAACGTCGCCAGCACGCTCGCCTTCCTCCCCCTCACCGGCGGGCTGGCGTGGCTGGCGGGACGGATCACCCACGGCCAGCCGCCCGTGGTCTCCACCGGCCCCGTGCACCTCGCGGAGGCGTTCCTCGCCGCACCCGCGGTAGCGCTCAGTCAGGCGCGGCACGAGCTCCTGCGGATGTCGGACCTGACCCACGTCATGATCGAGCAGTGCCGCCACGGGCTCCTCGAGCGCGAGGAGGCTCCCCTGAGCGAGGTCCTCGAGATCGAGCGCGCGGTGGACGAGCTGAAGACTGCGATCGAAGCCTACCTCGAGCGGATCCCCACCGACGCCCTCTCCACCCGCGACGAGCGGCGGTTGCACGTCCTCGACCACGCCACCGGTGACATCGAGCGGGTGGGGGACCAGGCGGTGAACATCGCCGAGCGGGGGAGGGTCATCCTGGCGAAGGGGTACCCCCTCTCCGCGCCCGCCCGTGCTGACCTCCAGACGATGTTCGACAAGGCGACGGCCCTGTACCGGGAGGCGGTAGAAGCGCTGCGGGACGAGGATCAGGACAAGGCCCGGGAGGCCCTCCGCCTCGAGGCGGAGGTGGACCGCCTCGAAAAGCAGTCCAAGGAAGCGCACTTCCGGCGCGTGGACGAGGGGATCTGCCAGGCCGAGGCAGGGGCGCTGTACCTGGAGATCCTCCATAACCTGGAGCGGATCGGCGACCACGCCGTGAACATCGCTGGCGACGTCCTCTACGCCCTATGA
- a CDS encoding SagB/ThcOx family dehydrogenase, translating into MDEITLGRQFLKATAWARAQEIETDQRKGIPHPPLQRPAPDGAPVVKLPDPQTLRVGEVPLRDAISSRRSRRRFTADPLTLEELTFLLWSVQGVQRIVRDGVASLRTVPSAGARHPFETYLVVNRVTGLAPGLYRYLPLDHSLVFLRSDPDFPAKVTAGCLGQEFVGQAAVVFAWTTVPYRTEWRYSVSSHKVIAMDAGHMCQNLYLACEAIGAGTCAVGAYHQERMDALLGVDGEDEFTIYLAPVGKVG; encoded by the coding sequence ATGGACGAAATCACACTTGGTCGCCAGTTCCTGAAGGCTACAGCCTGGGCGAGGGCGCAGGAGATCGAGACCGACCAGAGGAAGGGGATCCCCCATCCCCCTCTCCAGAGGCCCGCGCCGGACGGGGCGCCCGTCGTGAAGCTCCCCGATCCGCAGACGCTTCGTGTGGGCGAGGTTCCCCTCCGCGATGCCATCTCCTCCCGCCGCAGCCGCCGCCGGTTCACCGCGGATCCGCTCACCCTGGAGGAGCTCACGTTCCTCCTGTGGTCCGTCCAGGGCGTGCAGCGGATCGTACGTGACGGGGTGGCCAGCCTGCGCACCGTGCCCTCGGCGGGGGCGCGTCACCCGTTTGAGACGTACCTCGTCGTGAACCGGGTCACGGGCCTCGCACCGGGACTGTACCGGTACCTCCCCCTTGACCACTCGCTCGTATTCCTTCGTTCGGATCCAGACTTCCCGGCGAAGGTTACCGCGGGGTGCCTGGGGCAGGAGTTCGTGGGCCAGGCGGCGGTCGTGTTCGCGTGGACAACCGTCCCCTACCGCACGGAGTGGCGGTACAGCGTGTCCTCGCACAAGGTGATCGCCATGGATGCGGGCCACATGTGCCAGAACCTGTACCTGGCCTGCGAGGCGATCGGCGCCGGGACGTGTGCGGTCGGTGCCTACCACCAGGAGAGGATGGACGCCCTGCTGGGGGTGGACGGGGAGGACGAGTTCACGATCTACCTCGCCCCGGTGGGGAAGGTGGGCTAG
- the ruvX gene encoding Holliday junction resolvase RuvX — translation MRALGLDIGDRRVGIAVSDETGTIAHGRGVYVRQGLNADAEHLARLAYATGAGALVVGLPLNMDGTEGEQVRKTRDLAQAVAERARLPLHYVDERLTTSEADRVLRQGGLSARRRKGHRDELAAVLILQAWLDRERGS, via the coding sequence ATGAGGGCGCTCGGGCTCGACATCGGGGATCGGCGGGTGGGGATCGCTGTCTCCGATGAGACGGGGACGATCGCCCACGGCCGCGGGGTCTACGTACGCCAGGGCCTGAACGCGGATGCGGAGCACCTCGCCCGCCTCGCCTATGCTACCGGCGCCGGGGCCCTCGTGGTCGGCCTCCCCCTGAACATGGATGGGACCGAGGGGGAGCAGGTTCGGAAGACCCGCGACCTCGCCCAGGCCGTGGCGGAGCGGGCCCGCCTCCCGCTTCACTACGTGGACGAGCGGCTCACCACCTCGGAGGCCGACCGCGTCCTTCGCCAAGGGGGGCTCTCCGCCCGGAGACGGAAAGGGCACCGGGACGAGCTCGCCGCCGTCCTCATCCTCCAGGCGTGGCTCGATCGCGAGCGGGGGAGCTAG
- the ruvA gene encoding Holliday junction branch migration protein RuvA translates to MVEFVEGPIAEVGEEFLVVAVGGVGLRVAVPARTVNDLRASDKVRLLTHLILREDGIELWGFATREEREMFVTLLSVPQVGPKLAFRLVSALPPAELSAAVRQGDLSALDGVKGIGRRTAQRVMVELSEKLATWAPAGPSPAAEKAQVVVKALTSKVLGFPETEARRAVEKLVRESPDASVEELIRRALTLLAKG, encoded by the coding sequence ATGGTTGAGTTCGTCGAGGGGCCGATCGCCGAGGTGGGGGAGGAGTTCCTCGTGGTGGCGGTGGGGGGGGTGGGGTTGCGGGTGGCAGTGCCCGCCCGGACGGTGAACGATCTGCGGGCGAGCGACAAGGTGCGGCTCCTCACCCACCTCATCCTGCGCGAGGATGGGATTGAGCTGTGGGGGTTCGCGACGCGGGAGGAGCGGGAGATGTTCGTGACCCTCCTCTCCGTGCCCCAGGTAGGGCCTAAGCTTGCGTTCCGGCTGGTGTCGGCCCTTCCCCCCGCCGAGCTATCCGCAGCGGTGCGCCAGGGGGACCTCTCCGCCCTCGACGGGGTGAAGGGGATCGGCCGGCGCACCGCGCAGCGGGTGATGGTCGAGCTCTCGGAGAAGCTCGCCACGTGGGCCCCCGCAGGGCCGTCCCCTGCGGCGGAGAAGGCCCAGGTGGTGGTGAAGGCCCTCACCTCAAAGGTCCTCGGGTTCCCGGAGACGGAAGCGCGGCGGGCGGTGGAGAAGCTCGTGCGAGAATCCCCGGATGCCTCGGTGGAGGAGCTCATCCGCCGCGCCCTTACCCTGCTTGCCAAGGGATGA
- a CDS encoding YigZ family protein: MNTILRPAEAKLVRERSRFLAAALPVTTAEEVEEALRRLRREHHAARHIPYAYRLRSGAGRGSDDGEPPGSAGKPILSLVEGEELGDVLVAVVRYFGGVKLGVGGLTRAYRDAARAALVAAGVRPLVPSRRLRVVAEPGAVGALLSLARRHDGRVLSQRFTDRAEIELVLPEANAPLFQAAAFPWGEVREVSDG, encoded by the coding sequence ATGAACACCATCCTTCGGCCGGCCGAGGCGAAGCTCGTCCGCGAGAGGTCGCGGTTCCTCGCGGCCGCCCTCCCCGTCACGACGGCGGAGGAGGTGGAGGAGGCCCTGCGGCGGCTCCGGCGGGAACACCACGCGGCGCGCCACATCCCGTACGCGTACCGCCTCCGATCCGGCGCGGGTCGGGGAAGCGACGATGGGGAGCCACCCGGTTCCGCGGGCAAACCGATCCTGAGCCTTGTTGAGGGCGAGGAGCTGGGGGATGTCCTCGTCGCGGTGGTGCGCTACTTCGGCGGGGTCAAGCTGGGGGTGGGAGGCCTCACCCGGGCGTACCGCGATGCGGCCCGCGCGGCCCTCGTTGCGGCGGGCGTCCGTCCTCTCGTCCCTTCGCGGAGGTTGCGCGTTGTTGCCGAGCCGGGGGCGGTCGGGGCGCTCCTCTCCCTCGCCCGCAGGCACGATGGGCGTGTCCTCTCCCAGCGGTTCACCGACCGCGCGGAGATCGAGCTCGTCCTCCCCGAGGCCAATGCTCCCCTGTTCCAGGCCGCCGCTTTCCCGTGGGGCGAGGTGAGGGAGGTCAGCGATGGTTGA